A portion of the Sabethes cyaneus chromosome 3, idSabCyanKW18_F2, whole genome shotgun sequence genome contains these proteins:
- the LOC128740123 gene encoding uncharacterized protein LOC128740123 → MSQQVSPGVNQPSLHVSTNGTPRLERNEIHNYFDNPTPSVNNRLNRPGTPHTFTVSPEVGPSYGRPSSQPLEPLYARAQFQPQFNRCHPTDPNPFHQNQFSSVPFVPTQQQSAARQVIPKELPLFSGDPIDWPLFISSYKHSNEACGYSDSENLLRLQRSLKGAAKESVSSFLLHPSTVPQIISTLQTLYGRPEQIVNNMVTKVRATPAPKAEKLETLIEFGLVVQNLCGHLKAIGMENHLSNPTLLQELVDKLPATIKFSWALYQENLPVVDLSVFGDYMRKVISATSSVTNVCMTVKNTKEEKPRLKEKAYVNAHATFDSESTSAQLKWGQRDVPKSKDTERVTRCPACKAANHAVANCSSFKDSTLDERWKVVKENKLCRRCLVSHNRWPCEGEVCGLYGCTKRHHQLLHYEPASVATTNATVSSHRQPVADTLFKILPVTLYGKNKSVDTYAFLDDGSSVTLVEETIADALGVEGKMQSLCIQWTSGINKSIANARMVKFGISELGSSRRFDVSEVYTVENLGLPQQSLDFGSMMKQYGHFRNLPVKSFQRAVPGLLIGLNNFHLMATTKLREGGVKEPIAAKTRIGWVVCGNVRERTDQFQHRQMHMCAGTIEPNLHEYVREFFSVEGLGVSVAPNLEGIEIQRARRILEGTTVKTTSGKYETGLLWKQDIIEFPDSRPMAERRLKCLEKRLEKDPQLYENVRHQIADYQAKGYIHTVTESEMAEFDHRRTWYLPLGVVLNPNKPGKVRVIWDAAAKVDGVSLNTMLLKGPDLLTPQLSVTFKFREREVAFSGDIQEMFLQIGIRKPDKSALLFLFRNSSSQPMITMVSDVAIFGASCSPAQSQFVKNLNATENEREYPRAAAAIRNRHYVDDYLDSVDTEEEAIELALEVAEVHKKAGFHIRNWVSNRPRLLDAIGEINPATVKDLSLNNQSGFERLLGISWMPEEDVFCFALKLRGALIVQGSDTDEQIPQDIFKAWQLWLQALEGLNDVKIPRCYFPGYDRNCYDDLELHIFVDGSSQAYSAVAYFRVQDHKQIRCSLVASKTKVAPLSLVSIPRLELQAAVIGARLRKTIQAGHSIQIKRTYFWSDSTTVISWIRSDTRRYRQYVAFRVNETLSLSKVEEWQWLGTRNNVADEATKWGKGPSCKPDSRWMQGPAFLYKTKSEWPNSKGEELEGTNEELRAAYVGSHFLAVPIIDVERFSKYERLLRSLAYVYRFQDVSQRQSGDPKELTSEQLQKAEQSLWRLAQSESYPEEVASLKHNTQLAKEQQKALDKSSSIAKLPPVLDEHGVLRVDSRITAADYVAYDTRYPIILPRGHRITYLLLDWYHRKYRHANNETIVNEVRQKFYIAKLRAKLRSVTLNCQWCRVYKSKPIAPRMGQLPPMRVTPFVRPFTFVGIDYFGPYFVKVGRSLAKRWVAVFTCLTIRAIHLEIVFSLTTDSCKKAIRRFISCRGAPQEIYTDNGTNFVGASKELESEIRQINVTMSSTLTDANTKWRFNPPSAPHMGGCWERMVRLVKAALGALPSSRKLDDESFMTLLSEAAHMVNSRPLTYVPLENEEKPALTPNNFLMLSSNGVRQLTKVPVDAKAAIMDSWKLLQLMLDVFWHRWIVKYLPMISRRTKWFQEVPPIKENALVMIADEGVRNQWLRGRVIRTYPGKDGVVRRADVETSSGVLQRPACKLAILDIIGDPEVAVDNRENAMV, encoded by the exons ATGTCACAACAGGTTTCGCCCGGGGTAAATCAGCCATCGTTGCACGTGAGTACAAATGGTACTCCTCGACTAGAACGTAATGAAATACACAACTACTTCGATAATCCGACACCCAGTGTCAACAATCGATTAAATAGACCAGGTACACCTCATACATTTACTGTATCCCCAGAAGTAGGCCCTTCATATGGTAGACCGTCGAGTCAACCGTTAGAGCCTCTCTATGCTAGAGCACAGTTTCAGCCACAGTTTAATAGGTGTCATCCCACAGATCCAAATCCGTTCCATCAAAATCAGTTTTCATCGGTACCATTCGTTCCGACACAACAGCAATCAGCAGCCAGGCAGGTAATTCCAAAAGAACTCCCGTTGTTTTCGGGGGATCCAATTGACTGGCCCCTTTTTATAAGTAGCTACAAACATTCTAACGAAGCATGTGGCTATTCCGATTCGGAGAATCTTCTGCGCCTACAACGCTCGCTTAAAGGAGCCGCGAAGGAGTCGGTTAGTAGTTTCCTTCTCCACCCATCGACTGTACCGCAAATCATTTCCACTCTACAAACGTTGTATGGGAGGCCTGAACAGATTGTAAATAATATGGTTACCAAAGTACGTGCGACTCCAGCTCCTAAAGCAGAAAAGCTGGAAACACTAATAGAATTTGGGTTAgtcgttcaaaatttatgtgGGCATTTGAAGGCTATCGGTATGGAAAACCATCTGTCCAACCCTACCCTTCTCCAAGAGCTCGTCGACAAACTCCCAGCTACAATTAAATTTAGTTGGGCGCTTTATCAAGAAAATCTACCAGTTGTCGATTTGAGTGTTTTTGGTGACTATATGAGGAAAGTTATATCCGCAACCAGTAGTGTTACAAATGTATGCATGACCGTGAAAAATACAAAGGAAGAGAAACCAAGATTGAAGGAAAAAGCATATGTAAACGCCCACGCTACGTTTGATTCGGAATCGACTAGTGCCCAACTCAAGTGGGGACAACGAGATGTACCAAAGAGTAAAGACACTGAGCGAGTTACACGCTGCCCGGCTTGTAAAGCAGCGAACCATGCCGTAGCCAACTGTTCCTCTTTCAAGGATTCAACATTAGACGAACGTTGGAAGGTGGTGAAAGAAAATAAGCTGTGTCGCAGATGCCTTGTTTCACACAATCGCTGGCCATGCGAAGGTGAAGTATGTGGCCTTTACGGTTGCACAAAGCGCCATCATCAACTCCTACATTATGAACCCGCCTCTGTTGCCACTACCAATGCTACCGTAAGCAGTCATCGACAGCCTGTGGCTGACAcattatttaaaatattacCTGTGACATTGTATGGGAAAAATAAATCTGTCGACACCTATGCGTTTCTGGACGACGGGTCATCGGTTACATTGGTAGAAGAGACAATAGCAGATGCGCTTGGAGTGGAGGGGAAAATGCAATCCTTGTGCATCCAGTGGACCAGTGGGATCAATAAAAGTATAGCTAATGCCCGAATGGTGAAGTTCGGAATATCCGAGCTCGGTTCCTCGAGACGGTTTGATGTATCAGAAGTTTATACCGTTGAGAACTTGGGATTACCACAGCAATCGTTAGATTTCGGTAGTATGATGAAGCAGTATGGGCATTTTAGAAACCTGCCGGTCAAGAGTTTCCAAAGAGCTGTTCCTGGCTTGCTGATCGGATTGAATAATTTCCATCTCATGGCAACAACGAAACTTCGTGAAGGTGGAGTAAAAGAGCCAATCGCCGCGAAAACGCGTATCGGTTGGGTAGTTTGTGGAAATGTGCGAGAGAGAACTGATCAATTCCAGCATCGGCAGATGCACATGTGTGCTGGGACAATAGAACCCAACTTGCACGAATACGTCCGTGAGTTTTTCTCGGTGGAGGGTCTGGGTGTTTCTGTGGCGCCAAACTTGGAAGGGATTGAAATTCAAAGGGCTCGCCGAATCCTCGAAGGAACGACAGTGAAAACAACCAGTGGAAAATACGAAACTGGGCTATTGTGGAAACAAGACATAATTGAGTTTCCGGATAGCAGACCGATGGCTGAACGTCGACTGAAGTGTCTCGAGAAGCGTCTCGAAAAGGATCCACAGTTGTATGAAAACGTACGGCATCAAATAGCGGATTACCAGGCAAAGGGTTACATCCATACGGTAACGGAAAGTGAAATGGCTGAGTTCGATCATCGCCGTACTTGGTACCTTCCCCTTGGAGTTGTTTTAAACCCTAACAAACCAGGGAAAGTAAGGGTAATATGGGACGCAGCTGCGAAAGTTGACGGTGTTTCGCTAAATACCATGTTGCTGAAAGGTCCTGATTTGCTGACTCCACAGTTGTCTGTTACATTCAAGTTTCGTGAACGAGAGGTGGCATTCTCTGGCGATATTCAGGAAATGTTTTTACAGATCGGTATCAGGAAACCGGACAAAAGTGCTTTATTGTTCCTGTTCCGTAATTCATCATCCCAGCCAATGATTACGATGGTATCGGATGTGGCGATCTTCGGGGCAAGTTGTTCTCCAGCTCAATCACAATTTGTCAAGAATTTGAATGCAACAGAAAACGAGCGAGAATATccaagagcagcagcagcaatcagGAACAGACACTATGTGGACGATTACTTAGACAGCGTCGACACAGAGGAAGAAGCAATTGAACTTGCTTTGGAAGTGGCGGAGGTTCATAAAAAGGCGGGGTTTCACATTCGGAACTGGGTTTCGAACAGACCCAGATTACTAGATGCGATAGGAGAGATCAATCCAGCAACCGTCAAAGATTTGTCGTTGAACAACCAAAGTGGATTTGAGCGGCTCCTTGGGATATCTTGGATGCCGGAAGAagatgtgttttgttttgcgcTGAAACTACGAG GGGCACTGATTGTGCAAGGATCAGATACCGATGAGCAGATACCGCAGGATATTTTCAAGGCATGGCAACTCTGGCTACAAGCACTAGAAGGGTTGAATGACGTGAAAATCCCTCGTTGCTACTTTCCGGGATACGACCGCAACTGTTATGATGACCTGGAGCTGCACATATTCGTCGATGGCAGTTCACAGGCATATTCCGCTGTTGCTTATTTTCGTGTCCAGGAccataaacaaattcgatgcTCTCTCGTTGCTTCGAAAACTAAAGTTGCTCCATTATCCTTAGTATCAATCCCACGGTTGGAACTACAAGCAGCGGTTATTGGGGCGCGTCTCCGAAAAACGATTCAAGCAGGACATTCAATCCAAATCAAGCGTACGTATTTTTGGAGCGATTCCACCACAGTAATATCGTGGATTAGATCGGACACTCGTCGATATCGGCAGTACGTTGCATTTCGAGTTAACGAAACACTAAGTCTTTCGAAAGTCGAAGAGTGGCAGTGGTTAGGAACAAGAAACAATGTTGCTGATGAAGCAACAAAATGGGGTAAAGGTCCAAGTTGTAAACCAGATAGTCGATGGATGCAAGGACCCGCGTTTCTCTATAAAACAAAAAGTGAGTGGCCGAATAGCAAAGGTGAGGAGTTGGAAGGAACAAATGAAGAACTACGGGCTGCTTACGTGGGCAGCCACTTTCTAGCAGTCCCGATTATCGATGTTGAACGATTTTCCAAATATGAGCGACTGTTGCGAAGCTTAGCGTACGTGTACCGTTTCCAAGACGTTAGTCAGCGACAGAGTGGAGATCCAAAGGAGCTCACCAGTGAACAGTTACAGAAAGCAGAGCAAAGCCTGTGGCGGCTTGCGCAATCGGAAAGCTATCCGGAAGAAGTAGCTTCTTTAAAGCATAACACCCAGTTAGCGAAAGAACAGCAAAAGGCGCTGGATAAAAGTAGTTCTATAGCAAAACTACCTCCTGTACTCGACGAGCACGGAGTTCTACGAGTAGATAGCCGCATTACAGCTGCAGATTATGTTGCTTACGACACCAGATACCCCATAATTCTTCCACGGGGTCATCGAATTACTTATCTACTACTGGACTGGTATCACCGCAAATATCGTCACGCTAACAACGAAACGATCGTGAATGAGGTTCGCCAGAAATTTTACATTGCTAAGTTGCGAGCTAAATTGCGTTCTGTAACACTAAATTGCCAGTGGTGCCGCGTATATAAGTCAAAACCAATAGCACCAAGAATGGGTCAGCTGCCTCCGATGCGAGTAACGCCATTCGTACGACCTTTCACATTTGTAGGCATTGACTACTTCGGTCCTTATTTTGTTAAGGTAGGACGAAGTCTTGCCAAGCGCTGGGTTGCAGTCTTTACTTGTCTCACTATTCGTGCGATACATCTGGAAATAGTCTTCAGCTTGACAACGGATTCATGCAAGAAAGCAATTCGGCGGTTTATCTCCTGTAGAGGAGCACCACAGGAAATATATACGGATAACGGTACCAACTTTGTTGGCGCTAGTAAAGAGCTGGAAAGTGAAATACGACAAATTAACGTGACGATGAGCAGTACGTTAACTGATGCGAATACGAAATGGCGGTTCAACCCTCCTTCGGCTCCCCACATGGGTGGATGTTGGGAGAGGATGGTACGGTTAGTGAAGGCGGCATTGGGAGCGTTACCTTCATCACGAAAGCTAGACGACGAATCCTTCATGACGTTGCTATCGGAAGCAGCTCACATGGTTAATTCGCGACCATTGACTTATGTGCCActggaaaacgaagaaaagccaGCATTGACTCCGAATAACTTTCTCATGCTAAGCTCGAATGGTGTTCGACAGTTGACCAAGGTTCCCGTAGACGCCAAGGCGGCCATAATGGACAGTTGGAAGCTGTTACAACTCATGCTGGATGTTTTTTGGCATCGGTGGATAGTCAAATACTTGCCAATGATCTCCAGGCGGACTAAATGGTTCCAAGAGGTACCCCCAATCAAAGAGAACGCGCTTGTTATGATAGCAGACGAAGGAGTACGAAATCAGTGGCTCAGAGGACGTGTTATTCGTACCTACCCAGGAAAAGATGGGGTAGTACGCCGCGCGGACGTGGAGACATCCTCTGGAGTTTTGCAAAGACCAGCTTGCAAACTTGCAATTCTCGATATTATTGGTGATCCTGAAGTCGCAGTAGACAACCGTGAAAATGCGATGGTGTAG